The Lycium barbarum isolate Lr01 chromosome 12, ASM1917538v2, whole genome shotgun sequence genome includes a region encoding these proteins:
- the LOC132623676 gene encoding exocyst complex component EXO70C1, giving the protein MDAEKVTQTSDQTKSNDNNSNDKQPEIPEPLPLKDETEINPSPADESSKSSEAEIVEELPTDVGVIKTTDVDGAKTDDIEKNDEDEAKAEDSSPLPPDLEKVSEEIDQFISDSSNLKGDNDESKPPDVPVFVEQFAVLVEAKIDDYDGGDAPIKWSQLPQEVATSFLDIVDRISKLLTYLCQFSSEYKYAYSISRVDGVLQRAMSYIEEEFKSILYDYKINPDADIETPSAKPNKEATNADAEQGGSIPESAAPTEENKFPGYSEEIVTTLNNFSKALIAGGYESECCQVYFIARRKALEESLHKLGFEKYSIDDVQKMNWDSLEREVTAWIVTFRHCTNVLFSSERKLADAVFADQPSIAENILSNLSRGMTIQLLNFAEAVSMTKRAAEKLFKFLDIYETLRDFLPLVDKIFPVSYADELKAEATLTRSRLGESMVSIFSELENSIQADSNKTPVPGGAVHPLTRYIMNYLKYVAEYRDTLEQVFREHQMIERADSTTGSDFDCQNPQAAQNDHHPSSNKLSPFETHMIKVMDLLDANLEAKSRLYKDTSLSSIFMMNNGRYILQKIKGSPEINSLMGDQWYRKRSSDLRQYHKNYQRETWGKLLQCLNHEGLNVNGKVNKPILKERFKSFNALFDEIHKTQSSWVISDEQLQSELRVSISNMVIPAYRSFLGRFSQTFTPGRQTEKYVKFQPEDIETHIDELFDGNATPWGRKKL; this is encoded by the coding sequence ATGGATGCAGAGAAAGTAACACAAACTTCTGATCAAACAAAATCCAATGACAATAATTCCAATGACAAACAGCCAGAAATTCCAGAACCGTTACCTTTGAAAGATGAAACTGAAATTAATCCTTCTCCCGCCGATGAATCGTCAAAGTCTTCAGAAGCAGAGATTGTTGAAGAACTGCCAACTGACGTTGGTGTCATCAAAACAACAGATGTTGATGGTGCCAAGACAGATGACATCGAAAAAAATGATGAAGATGAGGCCAAGGCTGAAGATTCTTCTCCTTTGCCTCCTGATCTCGAAAAGGTTTCCGAAGAAATCGATCAATTTATCTCTGATTCGTCAAACTTAAAAGGGGATAATGATGAATCTAAACCTCCTGATGTTCCTGTGTTTGTGGAACAATTTGCTGTTCTTGTTGAGGCCAAGATTGATGATTATGATGGTGGCGATGCACCGATCAAATGGAGCCAGCTCCCTCAGGAGGTAGCCACATCATTCTTGGATATTGTAGATCGAATCTCCAAGCTATTGACCTATCTCTGTCAATTCTCTTCAGAGTACAAATATGCTTATTCAATCAGCCGCGTTGATGGTGTTCTTCAACGCGCAATGTCCTACATAGAGGAGGAATTCAAGTCGATCCTCTACGATTACAAGATTAATCCTGATGCAGATATCGAAACTCCTTCTGCCAAGCCTAATAAAGAAGCAACTAATGCAGATGCAGAACAAGGAGGCTCTATTCCTGAATCGGCGGCACCTACTGAAGAAAATAAATTTCCAGGCTACTCTGAAGAAATCGTAACGACCTTGAATAATTTTTCCAAAGCCTTGATTGCAGGAGGCTATGAATCTGAGTGCTGTCAGGTCTATTTCATAGCACGGAGGAAAGCATTGGAGGAAAGCTTGCATAAGCTTGGTTTTGAAAAATATAGCATCGATGATGTACAAAAGATGAATTGGGATTCATTGGAGAGAGAGGTTACTGCTTGGATTGTAACATTCAGGCACTGCACTAATGTGCTCTTCTCCAGCGAACGTAAGCTCGCTGATGCCGTGTTTGCGGATCAACCATCAATTGCGGAGAACATCCTCAGCAATTTGTCTCGAGGTATGACGATCCAACTCCTTAATTTCGCTGAAGCTGTTTCCATGACAAAGCGCGCTGCTGAAAAACTCTTCAAGTTTCTCGACATATACGAGACTTTGCGCGATTTTCTTCCCCTGGTGGATAAAATATTTCCCGTTTCTTATGCTGATGAACTCAAGGCTGAAGCTACATTGACTCGGAGCCGTTTAGGAGAATCCATGGTTTCAATCTTTTCCGAGCTTGAAAACTCAATCCAGGCGGACTCAAACAAGACCCCGGTTCCAGGTGGTGCAGTTCATCCTTTAACTCGCTACATCATGAATTATCTGAAATATGTAGCCGAGTACCGAGACACCTTAGAGCAGGTCTTTAGAGAACATCAAATGATAGAGAGAGCTGATTCAACCACTGGATCGGACTTCGACTGCCAAAATCCACAAGCTGCTCAGAATGATCATCATCCATCATCAAATAAGCTATCACCCTTCGAGACACACATGATCAAAGTTATGGATCTATTGGATGCAAATCTGGAGGCAAAATCAAGGCTTTACAAAGACACTTCACTCAGCTCAATATTCATGATGAACAATGGGCGATACATCTTGCAAAAAATAAAGGGATCTCCGGAGATCAATAGTCTGATGGGGGATCAGTGGTACAGAAAGCGATCTTCAGACCTAAGACAGTACCACAAGAATTACCAAAGAGAAACGTGGGGGAAACTGTTGCAATGTTTAAACCATGAGGGATTGAATGTGAATGGGAAAGTGAATAAACCAATATTGAAAGAGAGGTTCAAGAGTTTCAATGCATTGTTTGACGAGATACACAAGACGCAGAGCAGTTGGGTGATTAGCGACGAGCAACTGCAGTCGGAGCTGAGAGTTTCGATATCGAACATGGTGATACCAGCGTACAGGTCATTCTTGGGAAGGTTTAGTCAAACATTTACTCCAGGAAGGCAGACAGAGAAGTATGTAAAGTTCCAACCTGAAGATATTGAAACACACATTGATGAGCTATTCGATGGAAATGCCACGCCATGGGGGAGGAAGAAATTGTAA